A window from Cognatiyoonia koreensis encodes these proteins:
- a CDS encoding GTP-binding protein, whose amino-acid sequence MAKAKFERNKPHVNIGTIGHVDHGKTTLTAA is encoded by the coding sequence ATGGCTAAGGCAAAGTTTGAACGTAACAAACCCCACGTTAACATTGGCACGATTGGCCACGTTGACCACGGCAAGACGACGCTGACGGCGGCG